Proteins encoded in a region of the Nocardia asteroides genome:
- a CDS encoding DUF418 domain-containing protein, translated as MSESIADPRAQTIEQPHAAPPHASARLVALDVLRGIAILGTLGTNVWIMTNPEGLVGYLHDLGGRDGEWMWTERVLQQVAQGKFLGLLTIMFGIGLAIQQRSAAKAGRRWPGKYPWRAGLLLLDGLLNFVFVAEFDVLMGYAVTGLVVAFVLATGERAQRRWLVGAAAVHVALLTLIALAMAFAPRQDSAKRPALDPNPYAEGSFWDLAMFRLGNAGLFRVEAVFVFAMSVALFLVGSRLLRAGVFAPAGAPLRKRLMIVGFGIAAPIDLSAGILGGGDVILFTRYGSAPFVALGILAAVAEWYVRRPHAGFAGRRLTEIGRTALSCYILQNLVASALCYGWGFGLAARGAPDDRVPFTVGIYLLVALIVAGGAHLWSRRFERGPVEWLWHVSYQRLARER; from the coding sequence ATGTCCGAATCGATTGCCGACCCCCGCGCGCAGACCATCGAGCAGCCCCATGCGGCGCCGCCACACGCATCCGCCCGGCTCGTCGCGTTGGACGTGCTACGCGGGATCGCGATCCTCGGCACCCTCGGCACCAACGTCTGGATCATGACCAACCCGGAGGGGCTGGTCGGCTATCTGCACGACCTGGGTGGCCGCGACGGCGAGTGGATGTGGACCGAGCGGGTGCTCCAGCAGGTGGCGCAGGGCAAGTTCCTCGGACTGCTCACCATCATGTTCGGCATCGGCCTGGCCATCCAGCAACGCTCCGCGGCCAAGGCCGGGCGCCGCTGGCCGGGCAAGTATCCCTGGCGGGCGGGACTGCTGCTGCTGGACGGTCTGCTGAATTTCGTGTTCGTCGCCGAGTTCGACGTGCTGATGGGTTACGCGGTGACCGGCCTGGTCGTCGCGTTCGTGCTGGCCACCGGTGAGCGGGCGCAGCGGCGCTGGCTGGTCGGCGCGGCGGCGGTGCACGTGGCGCTGTTGACGCTGATCGCGCTCGCCATGGCGTTCGCGCCGCGACAGGATTCCGCGAAGCGCCCGGCGCTGGACCCCAACCCCTACGCGGAGGGCTCGTTCTGGGATCTCGCGATGTTCCGGCTCGGCAACGCCGGGCTGTTCCGGGTCGAGGCGGTCTTCGTCTTCGCCATGTCGGTCGCCCTGTTCCTGGTCGGTTCGCGGCTGTTGCGCGCGGGAGTGTTCGCCCCGGCGGGCGCGCCGCTCCGGAAGCGGCTCATGATCGTCGGCTTCGGCATCGCCGCGCCGATCGACCTGTCGGCGGGCATCCTGGGCGGCGGTGACGTCATTCTGTTCACCCGCTACGGCAGTGCGCCGTTCGTCGCTCTCGGGATTCTGGCAGCCGTCGCGGAGTGGTACGTGCGGCGTCCGCACGCCGGGTTCGCCGGGCGACGCCTCACCGAGATCGGCCGCACCGCGCTCAGCTGCTACATCCTGCAGAACCTGGTGGCCTCGGCTCTGTGCTACGGCTGGGGCTTCGGACTCGCCGCGCGCGGCGCACCCGATGACCGTGTTCCGTTCACCGTCGGGATCTACCTGCTGGTTGCGCTGATCGTCGCCGGTGGGGCGCACCTGTGGTCACGCCGGTTCGAGCGGGGACCGGTGGAGTGGTTGTGGCACGTCAGCTACCAGAGACTGGCCCGGGAACGCTGA